A window of the Natronospira proteinivora genome harbors these coding sequences:
- a CDS encoding S9 family peptidase gives MTAKYFFTGLTLATLALGGPQAMADGMEMDDLYKIKQVGQVSISPDGEHVAYTRSVQRDPYNDDNGPTWSELHMATDEGESRTFIGGKVNIGAIDWRPDGKAISFLAKREGDDQRSLYVIPVDGGEAERVLSHETAIRSYSWHPDGERVAFLATEAKDEDRTKLEDKGFNARVIEERLRPVAVWTATAGDKDSIEQVELEGSASELHWSPAGDKLAMMIAPTPLVDDDLMFRKPQVVDADNGDVVATFDVEGKLGPMAWSPDGEYLAWVGADDIHDPREGRLVVGDVQSGSVETIKGREYLGHVQTLDWDSDDSIIWMGHRGTYSELGRIHRDGNEEEILIDQGQPILRSLSLADDGSLAFAADSPDHPRELYVHQDGELDRWTDNNPWLADRELAEQEVVTHEARDGLELEGVLIRPLNERRRGGHPMIMAVHGGPEAHISNGWNTNYSDPGQVAAAQGYAVFYPNYRGSTARGVEFTKLGQADAAGAEFDDLVDAKDHLVETGLVDEDQVGITGGSYGGYASAWGATALTEHFAASVMFVGISNTISKFGTSDIPQELMLVHARKWPWDDWEFALERSPIYHAENAETPILIMHGEADTRVHVSQSMELYRTLKVQDNVPVRMVTFPGEGHGNRNATSQREYTMRLMRWMDHFVRDGSETLPEADLDHGDKL, from the coding sequence ATGACGGCAAAATATTTTTTCACCGGCCTGACCCTGGCCACCCTCGCCTTGGGCGGGCCCCAGGCCATGGCCGATGGCATGGAAATGGACGACCTGTACAAGATCAAACAGGTCGGCCAAGTGAGCATTTCACCCGACGGGGAGCATGTGGCCTATACCCGCAGCGTCCAGCGGGACCCCTATAACGATGACAACGGCCCGACCTGGAGCGAATTGCATATGGCCACCGACGAGGGTGAAAGCCGCACCTTCATCGGCGGCAAGGTCAACATCGGCGCCATTGATTGGCGACCGGACGGCAAGGCCATTTCCTTCCTGGCAAAGCGTGAAGGCGATGATCAGCGATCCCTGTACGTGATCCCGGTGGATGGCGGGGAAGCCGAGCGGGTGCTCAGCCACGAGACGGCCATCCGCAGCTACAGCTGGCATCCGGACGGGGAACGGGTTGCTTTTTTGGCCACCGAAGCCAAGGATGAAGACCGCACGAAACTGGAAGACAAGGGATTTAATGCCCGCGTCATCGAGGAGCGACTGCGCCCAGTGGCTGTCTGGACTGCCACGGCCGGAGACAAGGACAGCATTGAGCAAGTTGAGCTTGAGGGGTCGGCCTCCGAGCTGCACTGGAGCCCCGCAGGTGACAAGCTGGCCATGATGATCGCCCCCACGCCCTTGGTGGATGACGATCTCATGTTCCGCAAACCCCAGGTGGTAGACGCCGATAATGGTGACGTTGTGGCCACCTTTGATGTGGAAGGCAAGCTGGGCCCCATGGCCTGGTCCCCCGATGGAGAATACCTGGCCTGGGTGGGCGCCGATGACATCCATGATCCCCGGGAAGGCCGACTGGTGGTAGGTGATGTCCAAAGCGGCTCGGTCGAAACCATCAAGGGCCGGGAATACCTGGGCCATGTGCAGACGCTGGACTGGGACTCTGATGACAGCATCATCTGGATGGGGCACCGAGGGACCTACAGCGAACTGGGGCGCATCCACCGCGACGGCAACGAGGAGGAAATCCTCATCGACCAGGGACAGCCCATCCTGCGCAGCCTGAGCCTGGCCGATGACGGCAGCCTGGCCTTTGCCGCCGACAGTCCGGACCATCCCCGTGAACTCTATGTGCACCAGGATGGCGAGCTGGACCGCTGGACCGACAACAACCCCTGGCTGGCCGACCGGGAGCTGGCGGAACAGGAAGTGGTCACCCATGAAGCCCGGGACGGCCTGGAACTGGAAGGCGTTCTGATCCGGCCCCTGAACGAGCGGCGCCGGGGCGGACATCCCATGATCATGGCGGTCCACGGCGGCCCGGAAGCCCATATTTCCAACGGCTGGAACACAAACTATTCCGACCCGGGACAAGTGGCCGCAGCTCAGGGCTATGCGGTTTTCTATCCCAACTACCGGGGCAGCACCGCCCGTGGAGTGGAGTTCACCAAACTGGGCCAGGCCGATGCGGCCGGCGCCGAGTTCGACGATCTGGTGGACGCCAAGGATCATTTGGTTGAAACCGGCCTGGTGGATGAAGACCAGGTGGGTATCACCGGGGGTTCCTACGGCGGCTATGCCTCAGCCTGGGGGGCGACGGCGCTCACCGAGCACTTCGCCGCCAGTGTGATGTTTGTGGGCATCAGCAACACCATTTCCAAGTTCGGCACCTCCGACATCCCCCAGGAATTGATGTTGGTACACGCCCGCAAGTGGCCCTGGGATGACTGGGAATTCGCCCTGGAACGCAGTCCCATCTACCATGCGGAAAATGCCGAGACGCCCATTCTCATCATGCATGGTGAAGCCGACACCCGGGTCCATGTGAGTCAGTCCATGGAGCTTTACCGGACCCTGAAGGTGCAGGACAATGTGCCGGTCCGCATGGTGACTTTCCCGGGGGAAGGTCACGGCAACCGTAATGCCACCAGCCAACGGGAGTACACCATGCGTCTGATGCGCTGGATGGACCATTTCGTCCGCGATGGTAGTGAGACACTGCCGGAGGCGGATCTGGACCACGGTGACAAACTCTGA
- a CDS encoding cysteine desulfurase family protein encodes MSLPNDRIIYLDYAATTPVDPRVAEKMSACLTQDGCFANPASSHRPGREARARVEHARAQLAALIGAEPRELIFTSGATESNNLAIAGAAHFHQHRGRHLITSRSEHKAVVDVFKRLEEEGFEVTWLAPDAQGHISRDQLVQALREDTILVSLMWVNNEIGVEQEIEAMAAETRRRGILFHVDAAQAVGKRPINLSQVPVDLLSLSGHKFYGPKGVGALYLRRRPRARVSPLMLGGGQERGLRSGTLATHQLVGLGEAAHLAAAELDEEMGRLKVWREQLLSHLLTLPGAALNSTSAQGVPGIVNLRFEGIHGEALVAALDPYVAVSSGSACTSAVVEPSYVLRALGLSEAQAEASLRISFGRFSNWDELSAAADRIEQVVRRLHSLSPRGQSDSGPTALSG; translated from the coding sequence ATGTCCCTGCCAAACGACCGCATCATCTATCTGGACTATGCCGCCACCACACCCGTGGATCCCCGGGTTGCCGAGAAAATGTCGGCGTGCCTCACCCAGGACGGCTGTTTTGCCAATCCGGCCTCCAGCCATCGACCCGGGCGGGAGGCCCGGGCCCGGGTGGAACATGCCCGGGCCCAGCTCGCCGCCCTGATCGGTGCCGAGCCGAGAGAGCTGATCTTCACCTCGGGCGCCACCGAGTCCAATAATCTTGCCATCGCCGGCGCGGCCCACTTCCATCAGCATCGGGGGCGGCACCTGATTACCAGTCGCAGCGAGCACAAGGCGGTGGTGGATGTATTCAAGCGCCTGGAGGAAGAGGGTTTTGAGGTCACCTGGCTGGCGCCGGATGCCCAGGGGCATATTAGTCGGGACCAGCTGGTTCAGGCCCTTAGGGAAGACACCATCCTGGTGAGCCTGATGTGGGTGAATAATGAAATCGGGGTGGAACAGGAGATTGAAGCGATGGCCGCCGAGACCCGTCGGCGGGGCATACTCTTTCACGTGGATGCGGCCCAGGCGGTAGGCAAGCGGCCTATCAATCTCAGCCAGGTACCGGTGGATCTGCTGTCTCTCTCCGGCCACAAGTTCTATGGGCCCAAGGGGGTGGGCGCACTGTATCTGCGCCGACGCCCGCGAGCCCGGGTATCACCGCTGATGCTGGGGGGCGGTCAGGAGCGGGGGCTGCGCTCGGGAACCCTGGCCACCCATCAGCTGGTGGGCCTGGGGGAGGCCGCCCACCTGGCGGCTGCGGAACTCGATGAAGAGATGGGGCGTCTCAAGGTCTGGCGTGAGCAGCTGCTGTCGCACTTGCTGACGCTGCCGGGGGCGGCTCTTAACAGCACCTCGGCGCAGGGGGTGCCGGGCATTGTGAACCTTCGATTCGAGGGGATTCATGGTGAGGCTCTGGTGGCCGCACTGGATCCGTATGTCGCGGTTTCCAGCGGCTCGGCCTGCACCTCGGCTGTCGTGGAGCCGTCTTATGTATTGCGGGCCCTGGGCTTGTCGGAGGCCCAGGCGGAAGCCTCTCTGCGGATCAGTTTTGGGCGTTTCAGCAACTGGGATGAGCTCTCCGCTGCCGCTGACCGGATCGAGCAGGTGGTTCGCCGACTCCATTCCCTGTCTCCACGGGGGCAATCGGATTCGGGTCCGACCGCGCTTTCAGGTTAG
- the doeA gene encoding ectoine hydrolase, giving the protein MRTDEMALMQAGVGRMRDHEGLSFSITEYQRRLSELRARMERRCMDVAVITDPGNLLYLTGYQTTGYSYFQALVVPLEDEPFMVTRRLEETNIWPRTWVEHSRPYSDTGDAIETLLQALKEFGLDKGWVGYERNSYFFPAYQQERMLASFDTSNFVDCYGIVEASRILKSEEELQMMEKAARATEVGMQAGIEAAVPGASENDVAAAVHDAMFRAGGEYPAVSPYITSGPRCMIGHATWEGRIIQENEGVFLEIGGCMRRYHTAMMRTVWTGKPPKAMREAEAVANEALQEMLSTIRPGVTSAEVDHAARHIIAANRLDAELITRAGYSIGIAFPPSWDEGYMLSLKPGDRRPLEPGMTIHLIPWLYGVEGDKVMGTSETVVVTRDGCRSFFKGPERKLFLQH; this is encoded by the coding sequence TTGCGTACTGATGAAATGGCACTGATGCAAGCGGGAGTGGGTCGAATGCGGGATCACGAGGGCCTGAGTTTTTCCATCACTGAGTACCAGCGCCGCCTGAGTGAGCTGCGGGCCCGCATGGAACGCCGCTGCATGGATGTGGCCGTGATCACGGATCCGGGCAACCTGCTTTACCTCACCGGCTACCAGACCACCGGTTACTCCTATTTCCAGGCCCTGGTGGTACCCCTGGAAGATGAGCCATTCATGGTGACCCGGCGGCTGGAAGAAACCAATATCTGGCCACGGACCTGGGTGGAACACTCCCGCCCCTATAGCGATACCGGTGATGCCATCGAAACCCTGCTTCAGGCCCTTAAGGAGTTCGGCCTGGACAAGGGCTGGGTGGGCTATGAACGCAATAGTTACTTTTTCCCGGCCTACCAACAGGAAAGAATGCTGGCCAGCTTTGATACCAGCAACTTCGTTGACTGCTACGGCATCGTGGAAGCCAGCCGCATTCTCAAGTCGGAAGAAGAACTCCAGATGATGGAGAAAGCTGCCCGGGCCACGGAAGTGGGCATGCAGGCCGGGATAGAGGCCGCCGTCCCGGGGGCCAGCGAAAATGATGTGGCGGCAGCGGTCCATGACGCCATGTTCCGGGCGGGTGGCGAATACCCGGCGGTTTCCCCCTACATCACCTCCGGGCCCCGCTGCATGATTGGCCACGCCACCTGGGAAGGACGAATCATTCAAGAAAATGAGGGGGTCTTTCTGGAGATCGGCGGCTGCATGCGCCGCTACCACACCGCCATGATGCGCACGGTATGGACCGGCAAACCGCCAAAGGCGATGCGGGAAGCGGAAGCCGTTGCCAATGAAGCCCTGCAGGAAATGCTCTCCACCATCCGCCCCGGCGTCACTTCAGCGGAGGTGGATCACGCCGCCCGTCACATCATTGCAGCCAATCGCCTGGATGCCGAGCTGATCACCCGTGCCGGCTACAGCATCGGGATCGCCTTCCCCCCCAGCTGGGACGAGGGTTATATGCTCAGTCTTAAACCCGGAGATCGGCGCCCCCTGGAGCCCGGAATGACCATACACCTCATCCCCTGGCTTTACGGGGTGGAAGGCGACAAGGTCATGGGCACTTCGGAAACCGTGGTGGTGACCCGGGATGGCTGCCGCTCTTTCTTCAAGGGGCCGGAACGCAAGCTGTTCCTTCAGCACTGA
- a CDS encoding transporter substrate-binding domain-containing protein, with the protein MLDGKLLGSIVMGLALLVGGRSEAEPTTIGYIKPDAAGDERDAYFLDVLELALEKTEEDFGEYQLQEAPLRMNQSRAMREMLAGRHIDVLWSMTDPDRESRLRPIRVPLLKGLLGIRLPLVRQKEVDMMASVSRLSDLKGFSPGQGHDWPDTRILQGNDIAVETSASYEGLFRMLEKGRVDYIPRAVVEIGAEQDLYERFNLVPGTGPLIAYPAPIYFFVAPDNRALAERLELGLQRAIETNAFQSLFETYPAHSMAIEQYLSGDRPIIWLDNPFLPEQTPLDDEALWFEPVFRYRTMLHKRSSGKERD; encoded by the coding sequence ATGCTTGATGGCAAGCTTCTTGGTTCGATTGTGATGGGGCTCGCCTTGCTTGTTGGAGGCAGGAGCGAAGCCGAGCCCACGACCATCGGATATATTAAGCCGGACGCGGCGGGCGATGAGCGGGATGCCTATTTCCTGGATGTTCTGGAACTGGCCCTGGAAAAGACCGAAGAGGATTTTGGTGAATACCAGTTGCAAGAGGCGCCTTTGCGAATGAATCAGAGCCGCGCCATGCGGGAAATGCTGGCTGGCCGCCATATCGATGTGCTCTGGTCCATGACCGACCCGGATCGCGAATCCAGGCTGCGCCCGATCCGGGTTCCATTACTCAAGGGTCTGCTGGGGATTCGTCTGCCACTGGTGCGTCAGAAGGAGGTGGATATGATGGCCTCTGTCTCCAGACTTTCTGATTTGAAGGGTTTTTCGCCTGGACAGGGGCATGATTGGCCGGATACCCGAATATTACAAGGCAATGACATCGCCGTGGAAACCAGCGCCAGTTATGAGGGGCTTTTCCGGATGCTGGAAAAGGGGCGGGTGGATTACATTCCCCGGGCCGTGGTGGAAATCGGTGCCGAGCAAGACCTTTATGAACGGTTCAATCTGGTGCCCGGGACAGGACCATTGATTGCCTATCCCGCCCCCATTTATTTTTTTGTGGCGCCGGACAACCGAGCCTTGGCGGAAAGACTCGAATTGGGCCTGCAGCGGGCGATTGAAACAAATGCTTTCCAGTCCCTGTTTGAAACCTATCCTGCCCACAGCATGGCAATAGAACAATACCTTTCTGGTGACCGCCCTATTATTTGGCTGGATAACCCGTTTTTGCCGGAGCAAACGCCGCTGGATGATGAGGCGCTCTGGTTTGAGCCGGTTTTCCGGTACCGTACCATGTTGCATAAGCGAAGTAGTGGCAAGGAGAGGGATTGA
- a CDS encoding sensor domain-containing protein: protein MGQRRNRPAAIMPDDAELYRALFDASSYAVLVLAANQVVASSPAALSLFGYRRPEELVGCHPSELSPSKQPDGSDSRSQAALHIRQALRYGQHQFEWLHQHADGRGILCDVTLSRLDFEHGPLLRANVRDITQERERESHLRRQATELEAQLAKQNQKLEAANRDLTREISTLKEMEKALSDQQAFFSQLFHASPEGIVLLDSQDHILQANQAWLDMFDYENDQVIGETINDLIVPESMHEQGSSLSDQVLSGQPVNAESRRLRRDGTLLDMSILGAPVMIDENQIGVFGIYRDVTRQRQAEESYRLAYQALQNTVEGVIILDKDRRVVFVNEAFARITGQGRDAVMGERIHLCSDHKGQAMTEAPIWEALSVGGYWEGEIWNRRQSGDVYPALLSVSAVKDSEGEAGHFVCVFNDISQKKEYESQLERLAHYDPLTGLPNRSLFQQECTHALERAKRRGTLVGLIFLDLDHFKMVNDSLGHPIGDQFLIAIARRLEEQLKDNDMLARLGGDEFAILTEGRPDMEALAELSGRLLSELSEPVWVEGHELVSSCSIGISAFPNDGDDADTLLRNADTAMYRAKAKGRNATQFFSAEMNARAYEDLLMSKALRDALERDQFILHYQPCVSLVDNRMTGVEALVRWHHPEQGVIPPSTFIPLAERNGLIGQLGHWVFREACEQTARWRMAGLPPVRVAINVSARQFNRRGLIQEIAKLIADNGLTPRDLHMEITESMMMENPERAQEVLRSVAEMGMDIAVDDFGTGHSSLSYLKDFPIHYLKIDRSFVMGLPEDQGALAIVKAILAMAHNLNLKVIAEGVETAAQRDILAELGCDEAQGYFFSRPRRASELTRLLEANQALPVKSH from the coding sequence ATGGGTCAACGACGGAATCGTCCAGCCGCCATCATGCCTGATGATGCCGAGCTCTATCGGGCCTTGTTTGACGCCTCCAGTTATGCCGTTCTGGTGCTGGCTGCCAATCAGGTCGTCGCCAGCAGTCCTGCCGCCCTGTCCTTGTTCGGATACCGACGGCCGGAAGAGTTGGTGGGCTGCCATCCCAGCGAGTTGTCACCGTCAAAACAACCCGATGGCAGTGATTCCCGTTCCCAGGCCGCGCTGCATATCCGCCAGGCGCTTCGTTACGGACAGCATCAATTCGAATGGCTGCATCAGCATGCGGATGGACGGGGAATCTTATGTGACGTGACCCTTAGCCGCCTGGATTTTGAGCATGGCCCACTGCTGCGTGCCAATGTCCGTGATATCACGCAGGAGCGAGAACGGGAAAGCCATTTGCGCCGTCAGGCCACCGAGCTGGAGGCACAGCTGGCGAAGCAGAATCAGAAGCTGGAGGCGGCCAATCGGGACCTGACCCGGGAAATCTCAACGCTCAAGGAAATGGAAAAGGCCCTCTCGGATCAACAGGCCTTTTTCAGCCAACTGTTTCATGCCTCTCCCGAAGGGATTGTTCTGCTGGATTCCCAGGATCATATCCTGCAAGCCAACCAGGCCTGGCTGGACATGTTCGACTACGAAAATGATCAGGTCATCGGAGAAACCATTAATGATCTGATCGTCCCTGAATCCATGCATGAGCAAGGCAGCTCCCTTTCCGATCAGGTGCTGTCCGGGCAGCCGGTTAATGCAGAAAGCCGGCGCCTTCGTCGTGACGGTACCTTGCTGGATATGTCCATCCTGGGCGCACCCGTCATGATCGACGAGAACCAGATTGGTGTTTTTGGTATCTATCGGGATGTTACCCGCCAACGCCAGGCGGAAGAAAGTTATCGCTTGGCTTATCAGGCACTTCAGAACACGGTGGAAGGCGTCATTATTCTTGATAAGGATCGTCGGGTGGTCTTTGTCAATGAGGCCTTTGCGAGAATTACCGGGCAGGGTCGTGATGCAGTGATGGGAGAACGTATTCACCTATGCTCCGATCACAAAGGCCAGGCAATGACGGAAGCACCTATATGGGAAGCCTTGTCGGTTGGTGGTTACTGGGAGGGCGAGATATGGAATCGACGACAGTCAGGCGATGTCTATCCGGCTCTGCTGAGTGTCAGTGCGGTGAAAGACAGCGAGGGTGAGGCAGGGCACTTCGTATGCGTATTCAACGATATATCCCAGAAGAAGGAGTACGAAAGCCAGCTGGAGCGGCTCGCCCATTATGACCCCTTGACGGGGCTACCCAACCGCTCCCTGTTCCAACAGGAGTGCACCCATGCCCTGGAAAGGGCAAAACGCCGGGGCACATTGGTGGGTCTTATCTTCCTGGATCTGGATCATTTCAAGATGGTCAACGATTCCCTCGGGCATCCCATTGGTGATCAGTTCCTGATCGCGATTGCCCGCCGACTGGAGGAACAGCTCAAAGACAATGACATGCTGGCCCGGCTGGGTGGCGACGAGTTTGCCATCCTGACCGAAGGTCGACCTGATATGGAGGCTCTGGCAGAGCTGTCCGGCCGTTTGTTGTCCGAATTGTCCGAGCCGGTGTGGGTGGAGGGTCATGAACTGGTTAGCTCATGCAGCATCGGCATCTCTGCCTTTCCCAATGATGGGGATGATGCCGATACCCTGCTGAGAAATGCCGATACGGCCATGTACAGGGCCAAGGCCAAGGGGCGTAATGCCACCCAGTTTTTCTCGGCCGAAATGAATGCCCGTGCCTACGAAGATCTGCTTATGTCCAAGGCTCTGCGGGACGCCTTGGAACGGGATCAGTTCATCCTTCACTATCAGCCCTGTGTCAGCCTGGTAGATAATCGCATGACGGGGGTCGAGGCATTGGTTCGCTGGCATCATCCCGAGCAGGGGGTGATTCCCCCCAGCACCTTCATCCCCCTGGCGGAACGCAATGGCCTCATTGGCCAGTTGGGTCATTGGGTGTTTCGGGAGGCCTGTGAGCAGACCGCACGATGGCGTATGGCGGGATTGCCTCCCGTTCGGGTGGCAATCAATGTCTCGGCCCGGCAGTTCAACCGCCGTGGCTTGATTCAGGAAATCGCCAAATTGATTGCTGACAATGGGCTGACACCCCGGGATCTCCACATGGAAATCACCGAGAGCATGATGATGGAAAATCCGGAGCGGGCCCAGGAGGTATTGCGATCTGTGGCGGAGATGGGCATGGATATCGCGGTAGATGATTTTGGTACCGGTCACAGCTCCCTGAGTTATCTCAAAGATTTTCCCATCCACTATCTCAAGATCGATCGCAGCTTCGTGATGGGCCTGCCGGAGGACCAGGGTGCACTCGCTATCGTCAAGGCTATTCTGGCCATGGCCCACAACCTGAATCTGAAGGTGATTGCGGAAGGGGTGGAAACAGCAGCCCAGCGGGACATCTTGGCGGAGTTGGGCTGTGATGAAGCCCAGGGCTACTTTTTCAGCCGACCCCGCCGGGCGTCAGAACTGACACGATTGTTGGAAGCCAATCAGGCTTTGCCCGTCAAATCTCACTAG